The following proteins are co-located in the Bacteroidales bacterium genome:
- a CDS encoding DUF362 domain-containing protein — translation MITDARFQKLPAWIKKTMLFLSKIKVPSKLVVIVISVLATIWFLVRVIPKPSRATYPCMQIVAPIMSGFVIWLITLSGAVFAFRKAKYKILEAKYIAAVLFIFIGISATWLFMTQSAAETKAASLEIWYKPNIPLGVAKGIHPGRVAWGHNTKIASWDGTTGNWWEDRFNNQTETDKLLTQTLTSLTGVKSEKKSWNALFQHFNKTKNNSATGYQDGQKIAIKVNLNNTYSHESNNEINANPHLMLSLLKSLINEAGVAQENITIGDPSRFLTNNVYDKLHAVYPNVHYIDHNGGDGREKATFVENAIPYSVDNGKVATGLATSFVEADYVINMALMKGHVSQGVTLCAKNYFGCTSIEADWRKNAHSSGFSQNKKGLKTYSVYPDYMGHKDLGGKTMLFLIDGIYSNKFVDKVPAFKWTLAPFNNNWPGSLFASQDGVAIDAVVLDFILAEWPDAPDMMYSDFSVNESALADNPPSGTIYDPEKDGTRLTSLGVSEHWNNPSEKKYSRNMGKETGIELVYSPVKK, via the coding sequence ATGATTACAGATGCCCGATTTCAAAAACTTCCTGCATGGATAAAAAAAACCATGCTGTTTCTGAGTAAGATAAAAGTACCTTCAAAACTTGTCGTAATTGTAATTTCCGTACTGGCAACAATATGGTTCCTTGTACGCGTTATCCCTAAACCATCAAGAGCAACATACCCATGCATGCAGATTGTGGCGCCGATAATGTCGGGCTTTGTAATCTGGTTAATAACACTTTCAGGAGCAGTTTTTGCCTTCAGAAAAGCAAAATACAAAATTCTGGAAGCAAAATATATAGCAGCAGTATTATTTATTTTTATAGGAATTTCAGCCACCTGGCTTTTTATGACTCAATCCGCAGCTGAAACAAAAGCAGCCTCACTGGAGATCTGGTATAAGCCTAACATCCCTCTTGGTGTTGCGAAGGGTATCCATCCGGGAAGGGTTGCCTGGGGACACAACACAAAAATTGCATCCTGGGATGGTACAACAGGCAACTGGTGGGAGGATCGTTTCAATAATCAGACTGAAACGGATAAACTTCTTACACAGACACTGACAAGTCTGACCGGTGTGAAAAGTGAAAAGAAATCATGGAATGCGCTTTTTCAGCATTTCAATAAAACAAAAAATAACTCAGCTACAGGATATCAGGACGGACAAAAAATTGCTATTAAAGTAAACCTGAACAATACCTACTCACATGAGAGCAACAATGAGATTAATGCAAATCCTCATCTGATGCTTTCTCTGCTGAAAAGTCTTATCAATGAAGCCGGAGTAGCCCAGGAAAATATTACAATAGGTGATCCCAGCCGATTTTTGACAAATAACGTTTATGACAAACTCCATGCGGTTTATCCGAATGTACATTATATTGATCATAACGGCGGCGACGGACGTGAAAAAGCCACATTTGTTGAAAATGCAATACCATATTCAGTTGATAACGGGAAAGTAGCTACGGGACTTGCAACCAGTTTTGTGGAAGCAGATTATGTAATCAACATGGCACTTATGAAAGGTCATGTAAGTCAGGGTGTTACCCTCTGTGCAAAGAACTATTTCGGATGTACCAGTATCGAAGCCGACTGGAGGAAAAATGCGCACAGCAGCGGATTCAGTCAGAACAAGAAAGGATTGAAGACATATTCAGTTTATCCCGATTATATGGGACATAAGGATCTTGGAGGAAAAACTATGCTCTTTTTAATTGACGGGATTTACAGTAACAAATTTGTCGATAAAGTACCTGCCTTCAAATGGACACTAGCACCTTTTAACAATAACTGGCCGGGCAGTTTGTTTGCCTCCCAGGATGGTGTTGCGATAGATGCAGTAGTTCTTGACTTCATTTTAGCAGAATGGCCCGATGCACCAGATATGATGTACAGCGATTTTTCAGTAAATGAGAGTGCACTGGCTGACAATCCGCCTTCAGGAACAATATATGATCCTGAAAAAGACGGTACAAGGCTTACCAGCCTTGGCGTATCTGAACACTGGAACAATCCTTCAGAAAAGAAATACAGCCGGAACATGGGTAAAGAGACAGGTATAGAACTTGTTTATTCCCCTGTAAAAAAATAA
- a CDS encoding RraA family protein, producing the protein MNRKILLLAASLLFCGLLTYAQNVGSSPEYIKALTADWKGERFADGRPKVSDAILERLKNISIEEAWGVLRNKGFQNQYEGDWTIIDPSQPMTGRVVTAQYMPLRPDLEKQVKAQGKIENRAQQGGTNSWPIDILVNGDVYVADAYGKIADGTLIGDNLGNSIFAKSQRGVVFYGSVRDQEGLSEIKGFNGWIKGADPSYIQQMMLVSINAPIRVGRATVLPGDVVLAKKYGVIFIPAYLVEDLVLTSEVTALRDEFGHQRLREKKYLAGQIDSQWSEEIKKDFLNWLNNYPGKLPMTKAELDNYLKERNY; encoded by the coding sequence ATGAACAGAAAAATATTATTACTGGCAGCCTCACTACTTTTTTGTGGCCTGTTAACCTATGCGCAGAATGTTGGTTCTTCACCTGAGTATATAAAAGCTCTGACAGCTGACTGGAAAGGAGAACGATTTGCAGACGGAAGACCTAAAGTCTCAGATGCTATACTTGAAAGATTAAAAAACATATCCATTGAAGAAGCATGGGGCGTTCTCAGAAACAAGGGTTTTCAGAACCAATATGAAGGCGACTGGACAATTATAGATCCTTCCCAACCAATGACCGGAAGGGTTGTAACTGCTCAGTATATGCCATTAAGACCTGACCTGGAAAAACAGGTAAAAGCACAAGGTAAGATCGAAAACAGGGCTCAGCAGGGAGGAACAAACTCATGGCCTATAGATATTTTAGTTAACGGCGATGTTTATGTTGCTGATGCCTATGGCAAAATTGCTGATGGTACACTTATCGGTGATAACCTTGGTAATTCGATATTTGCAAAATCACAGAGAGGAGTTGTATTTTACGGATCAGTAAGGGATCAGGAAGGCCTTTCTGAAATTAAGGGATTCAACGGCTGGATAAAAGGTGCAGATCCTTCATATATTCAGCAGATGATGCTTGTTTCAATAAACGCACCAATACGTGTTGGCCGTGCTACAGTATTGCCTGGCGATGTTGTACTCGCAAAAAAATATGGCGTAATATTTATACCTGCCTACCTGGTCGAAGATCTTGTTTTAACTTCAGAAGTAACAGCACTTCGTGATGAATTCGGCCATCAGCGCCTGCGTGAAAAGAAATACCTTGCCGGTCAGATCGATAGCCAATGGAGCGAAGAGATCAAAAAAGATTTTCTGAACTGGCTGAATAACTACCCCGGAAAACTTCCAATGACCAAGGCTGAACTGGATAATTATCTGAAAGAAAGGAACTACTAA
- a CDS encoding glycoside hydrolase family 88 protein, with translation MNMHLSDNHSRRNFLKKAGGLSLGITGTPILTACAISNDKKELKEPGTLFTGKPVSLADRIERVKIATLGMQRYDWEQGTVAQAFLEMGELDLAISLARGAILRQEKGRFSVLKGNGPITDCASVGEVVLFAAVKTGDPIFRKGADEMLEVFFKSDHKTPEGILFHTQEPTKWMMSDANYMLPPFLAACGEYKEAIKQIDGWRQYLYNDKEKLYSHIYDYPKQNFKREDFWGTGSGWSAAGFTRVIMMLPESMAEEKKKLIGYTKDLIDGCLKYMSADGTYHDVVNKPETFVEVNLSQMLAYSIFRGVKAGYLDRVYIEKAQLMRKAANDRVDELGYIHDVCGCPNFDRSYFSPEAQAFYLLMEAAAKTYEKG, from the coding sequence ATGAATATGCATCTGTCTGACAATCATTCGCGCAGGAACTTTTTAAAAAAGGCCGGAGGTTTATCACTGGGAATTACAGGAACACCGATATTAACTGCCTGTGCCATCTCTAATGATAAAAAGGAATTAAAAGAACCGGGCACATTATTTACAGGGAAACCCGTTTCACTCGCTGACAGGATTGAAAGAGTCAAGATTGCTACTCTGGGGATGCAGCGTTATGACTGGGAGCAGGGGACTGTTGCTCAGGCTTTTCTGGAAATGGGCGAATTGGATCTGGCAATTTCTCTTGCCCGTGGTGCTATTCTCAGGCAGGAAAAGGGCCGTTTTTCAGTATTAAAGGGAAACGGACCAATAACTGATTGTGCAAGCGTTGGAGAGGTTGTACTTTTTGCAGCTGTGAAAACCGGTGATCCGATTTTCAGAAAAGGAGCGGATGAGATGCTTGAAGTATTTTTTAAGTCGGACCATAAAACTCCTGAAGGCATATTGTTTCACACGCAGGAACCGACAAAATGGATGATGAGCGATGCAAACTATATGCTTCCCCCTTTTCTGGCTGCATGTGGTGAGTACAAAGAGGCTATTAAGCAGATTGATGGCTGGCGCCAGTATCTTTATAATGATAAAGAAAAATTATACTCTCACATTTACGACTATCCGAAACAGAACTTTAAACGTGAAGATTTCTGGGGTACGGGAAGCGGATGGTCTGCAGCTGGCTTTACCAGAGTAATAATGATGCTTCCTGAAAGTATGGCTGAAGAAAAGAAGAAACTGATTGGTTATACCAAAGATCTGATTGACGGGTGTTTAAAGTATATGAGCGCGGACGGCACTTACCATGATGTAGTAAATAAGCCAGAAACATTTGTTGAAGTCAACCTTTCTCAGATGCTGGCCTATTCAATATTCAGAGGTGTCAAGGCTGGCTATCTCGATCGGGTGTATATCGAAAAAGCTCAATTAATGAGAAAAGCAGCAAACGACAGGGTTGATGAACTGGGATATATCCATGATGTATGCGGATGCCCGAACTTCGACAGAAGCTATTTCTCTCCCGAAGCTCAGGCATTCTATCTGCTGATGGAGGCTGCAGCAAAAACCTATGAAAAAGGATAA
- a CDS encoding glycoside hydrolase family 16 protein: protein MKKIFLLLLVFLPLLAQSQPLTNSEPQTKKLIWAEEFDKNGLPDETRWNFETGKARANNEPQYHTRDLKNVRVENGKLIITTRLEEVDGVKKYTSARINTRGKYEFTYGRIEVRAKLPRGRGMWPAIWTLGLTGGWPACGEIDIMEYWGHDPNTVAANVHTRDYNHTKGTSRGGKITYEKPYEDFHIYAVEWFADRMDFFMDDKMYFSCKSKGEGIGEWPFIAPQYLILNQALWVNFKEGEPGIDDSIFPQEFIVDYVRIYEMK from the coding sequence ATGAAAAAAATATTTCTACTTCTGCTTGTATTTTTGCCTTTACTGGCGCAGAGTCAGCCTTTAACAAATAGCGAACCTCAGACAAAGAAGCTGATATGGGCTGAAGAGTTCGATAAAAACGGACTTCCTGATGAAACCAGGTGGAACTTCGAAACGGGAAAGGCAAGAGCCAATAATGAACCCCAGTATCATACCAGAGATCTTAAAAATGTTCGGGTTGAAAACGGGAAATTAATTATTACCACACGATTAGAAGAAGTTGATGGAGTGAAGAAATACACTTCTGCCAGGATTAATACCAGGGGTAAATATGAATTCACCTATGGTCGTATTGAAGTAAGGGCAAAGCTTCCCCGCGGAAGAGGCATGTGGCCTGCAATTTGGACCCTTGGTCTCACAGGCGGCTGGCCGGCCTGCGGAGAAATTGATATTATGGAGTACTGGGGACATGATCCTAATACAGTTGCTGCAAATGTCCATACACGGGATTATAATCATACAAAAGGTACTAGCCGGGGTGGTAAAATAACATACGAAAAACCTTATGAGGATTTTCACATCTATGCTGTTGAATGGTTTGCCGACAGGATGGATTTCTTTATGGATGACAAGATGTATTTTTCATGTAAGTCGAAAGGTGAAGGGATAGGAGAGTGGCCATTTATTGCTCCGCAGTATCTGATTCTTAATCAGGCTCTGTGGGTCAACTTTAAGGAGGGCGAACCCGGAATTGATGATTCTATTTTTCCACAGGAGTTTATAGTCGATTATGTGCGTATTTATGAAATGAAATAA
- a CDS encoding cellulase family glycosylhydrolase, with product MGIYNRRSFVKTAGMGSAMIGLAGGLSALDLSLPYKTKNKLPRWRGFNLMDFYTSRPMKLPRTGRNISTEDDFKWMSDWGFDFVRIPIQYPCYLKFDPGTDRNKQITPDEVLDFNEDVIAEIEKLVYLANKHKMHVSLNLHRVPGFCINAGFNEPYNLWKDEQAQQALFKHWEMWAKRFNNVSEKMLSFDLINEPCFREDMNDQFSKKGPVPGDIYRKVVQGCLDVIHKQNPKRLVVADGNDGGGKVTPELNDLKVGQSCRGYHPGVVSHYRASWVWKNPDDAPMPVWPGTIDGKYYDRKSLEEFYRPWTELVTQGVGVHCGECGCYRETPHDVFIAWMSDVLSILTENNIGWAFWNFRGDFGVLDSGRKDIVYEDWHGSKLDRRMLTMLQKY from the coding sequence ATGGGAATTTATAATCGTCGCTCATTTGTAAAAACTGCCGGAATGGGAAGTGCCATGATTGGTCTGGCCGGTGGACTTTCAGCATTGGATTTGTCGCTTCCGTATAAAACTAAAAATAAACTGCCCCGCTGGCGTGGATTTAATCTAATGGATTTTTATACTTCCAGACCAATGAAACTGCCACGCACTGGCAGGAACATCTCAACAGAAGATGATTTTAAATGGATGTCTGACTGGGGATTTGATTTTGTCCGTATCCCTATCCAGTATCCCTGTTATTTAAAATTCGATCCGGGTACAGACCGTAATAAACAGATAACACCTGATGAGGTCCTGGACTTCAATGAAGATGTTATTGCTGAGATTGAAAAACTTGTTTATCTGGCGAATAAACATAAAATGCATGTAAGTCTCAACCTTCACAGGGTACCCGGTTTTTGTATCAATGCAGGCTTCAATGAGCCCTATAATCTATGGAAAGATGAACAGGCTCAGCAGGCACTTTTTAAACATTGGGAAATGTGGGCGAAGAGATTCAATAATGTATCTGAGAAGATGCTCAGTTTCGACCTCATTAACGAACCCTGCTTCCGCGAGGATATGAATGATCAGTTCAGCAAAAAAGGCCCTGTTCCGGGTGACATTTACCGGAAGGTTGTTCAGGGTTGTCTCGACGTAATCCACAAACAGAATCCAAAACGTCTTGTTGTTGCTGACGGAAATGATGGCGGAGGTAAGGTTACTCCTGAACTTAACGATCTGAAAGTAGGTCAAAGCTGCAGAGGATATCATCCCGGAGTAGTATCACACTACAGGGCATCATGGGTCTGGAAAAATCCTGATGACGCGCCCATGCCGGTTTGGCCGGGTACTATCGATGGCAAGTATTATGACAGAAAGAGTCTTGAGGAATTCTATCGTCCATGGACTGAACTCGTTACACAGGGGGTAGGAGTCCATTGCGGCGAATGCGGCTGTTACAGAGAGACACCTCACGATGTTTTTATTGCCTGGATGAGCGATGTGTTAAGCATTCTTACCGAAAATAATATCGGATGGGCTTTCTGGAATTTCCGGGGTGACTTCGGGGTACTAGACTCGGGCAGAAAAGACATTGTCTATGAAGACTGGCATGGAAGCAAACTCGACCGGAGGATGCTGACTATGCTTCAAAAATATTAG
- a CDS encoding carbohydrate-binding protein, translating to MKTRNFFLPLFLAGIVSVTILQISCQNGKNEYKGKPFADSVYKSGAQLIPGKLQCEYYDFGGEGIAFHDNDTINSGSGRLNPADGSYLNEFRINEAVDISYTKFRDPAIDNSPFNFVEPEKDSFYVGWTAPGEWTKYTVNVKETGTYELGIMYTSNQNGKISLSVNDIDKTGPLLITSTFVAADTIAWRQWHHWNYIDKLARIDLKKGIQTITINTIDIGQMNYDYMIFELIK from the coding sequence ATGAAAACCAGGAACTTTTTCTTACCACTTTTTCTTGCGGGTATCGTCTCAGTTACAATTCTACAGATAAGCTGCCAGAATGGTAAAAACGAATATAAAGGAAAGCCGTTTGCAGATTCTGTTTATAAATCAGGAGCACAATTAATTCCCGGCAAATTGCAGTGCGAATACTATGATTTTGGGGGAGAAGGAATTGCATTCCATGATAATGACACAATAAACTCCGGGAGCGGCAGGTTGAATCCTGCTGATGGTTCATACCTCAATGAATTCCGGATTAATGAGGCCGTCGACATTTCCTATACAAAATTCCGTGATCCGGCAATCGATAACAGCCCGTTCAATTTTGTGGAACCTGAAAAAGATTCATTTTATGTAGGATGGACAGCACCCGGGGAATGGACAAAATATACTGTAAATGTAAAAGAGACAGGAACATATGAACTTGGAATAATGTACACATCAAATCAGAACGGAAAGATCTCTCTCTCGGTAAATGATATTGACAAAACCGGTCCTCTTCTCATTACTTCAACATTTGTGGCTGCCGATACTATAGCGTGGAGGCAATGGCATCACTGGAACTATATTGATAAACTGGCCCGTATAGACCTTAAAAAAGGAATCCAGACAATCACAATAAATACAATAGATATAGGCCAGATGAATTACGACTATATGATTTTTGAATTAATAAAATAG
- a CDS encoding mandelate racemase/muconate lactonizing enzyme family protein encodes MKSILQQIADKTRIQENSEKEAIKAEIANPATTNDRRNFLKKAALGGIALGGMMKLSIEDTIAQTTQNVQRSSAPSELKITDMRMANIYNKWIIRIDTNQGIYGLGEVRDGADGRYALFLKSRILGLNPCNVEMLFKIIRQYGYHGRQGGGVCAVEMALWDLTGKAYGVPAWQLLGGRYRDKIRLYADTPGARDPKAFAETMKKRVDEQGFTWLKMDLGIHVVANIPDALVNTKFWDGATGQYDLKDYMNYGNALHPFTQVQITDKGLAGLAEYVESVRNAVGYEMPLCADHFGHFDINNSIRFAKAMEKYRLAWVEDMVPWFYTDQWKTVSDAIETPTCTGEDIYMLKGGFKPLLDARAVDIIQPDLGTSGGLLETKRIGDYAEECGVAMAMHMAGSPVCFMANVHCAAATQNFLALEHHSVDTPWWINLVKMTGSKPMIEKGYANVPLDSPGLGVELNEEECKKHLGRDTKWFDPTPEWDKKVSHDRLWS; translated from the coding sequence ATGAAAAGTATATTACAGCAGATTGCTGATAAAACAAGGATTCAGGAAAACTCTGAAAAGGAAGCCATAAAAGCTGAAATTGCAAACCCGGCAACAACAAATGACCGCCGTAATTTCCTGAAGAAGGCCGCTCTGGGTGGTATCGCACTCGGGGGAATGATGAAACTCTCAATTGAAGATACAATTGCACAAACAACCCAGAATGTGCAGAGATCTTCAGCTCCTTCTGAACTGAAAATTACTGATATGAGGATGGCAAACATCTATAATAAATGGATCATCAGGATAGACACCAACCAGGGAATTTATGGTCTTGGAGAAGTCAGGGACGGAGCAGACGGACGATATGCACTTTTCCTAAAGAGCAGGATATTAGGACTTAACCCATGTAATGTTGAGATGCTTTTCAAAATTATCAGACAGTATGGTTATCATGGCCGTCAGGGAGGTGGTGTTTGTGCTGTTGAGATGGCTTTATGGGACCTTACAGGTAAAGCTTACGGAGTGCCTGCATGGCAGCTGCTTGGGGGAAGATACCGCGATAAGATAAGGCTATATGCCGACACACCGGGTGCAAGGGACCCAAAAGCTTTTGCTGAAACAATGAAGAAGCGCGTTGACGAACAGGGATTTACCTGGCTTAAGATGGACCTTGGGATACATGTTGTTGCCAACATACCTGATGCACTTGTTAATACGAAATTCTGGGATGGCGCAACCGGACAATATGATTTGAAAGATTATATGAATTATGGAAATGCGCTCCATCCATTTACACAGGTACAGATTACTGATAAAGGGCTTGCAGGGCTTGCAGAATATGTTGAATCAGTAAGAAATGCAGTTGGTTATGAAATGCCTTTATGCGCCGACCATTTTGGTCACTTTGATATTAACAACTCTATCCGTTTCGCTAAAGCAATGGAGAAATACAGGCTCGCATGGGTTGAAGATATGGTTCCATGGTTCTATACCGACCAGTGGAAAACTGTTTCTGATGCTATTGAAACACCCACATGCACCGGGGAAGATATCTATATGTTAAAAGGCGGATTCAAACCACTTCTTGATGCCAGAGCAGTTGATATAATTCAACCCGACCTTGGAACATCTGGAGGACTGCTTGAAACCAAGCGTATCGGTGATTATGCAGAGGAGTGCGGAGTAGCTATGGCTATGCATATGGCTGGTTCGCCTGTTTGTTTTATGGCAAATGTACATTGTGCAGCCGCAACACAAAACTTCCTTGCACTTGAACACCACAGTGTTGACACACCCTGGTGGATAAACCTAGTAAAAATGACTGGCAGCAAACCAATGATTGAAAAAGGTTATGCCAATGTCCCGCTTGACTCACCCGGTCTGGGAGTGGAACTTAATGAGGAAGAGTGCAAAAAACATCTTGGCAGAGACACCAAATGGTTTGATCCTACTCCGGAATGGGATAAGAAAGTATCACACGACAGACTCTGGAGCTAA
- a CDS encoding MFS transporter translates to MEKVLSMKRWYRLIPIAFITYSLAYLDRANFGFAAAGGMAKDLNITAAMSSLLGSLFFLGYFFFQVPGALYASKKSAKKLIFWSLILWGALAMATGMVSNVKGLIAIRFFLGVVESAVMPSMLVFLSMWFTKSERSRANTFLILGNPVTILWMSVLSGYLIDSVGWRWMFIWEGLPAILWAFLWWWLVVDRPGDAKWLTNDEKSDLQAKLDLEQQEIKPVKNYAIAFRSRVVILLCLQYALWCIGVYGFVMWLPSIINAAPDSDIIKTGWLAAVPYLLAIIGMLTASYFSDKTLMRKTFIWPFLLIGSLAFYGSYLIGTSNFWLSYTLLVIAGGAMYAPYGPFFAVITEVLPRNVSAGAIALINSLGALGSFVGAYIVGYLNGTTGGFGASYIFMAGSLLISGILTMIAIKPKEVKPA, encoded by the coding sequence ATGGAGAAAGTGCTTTCAATGAAACGCTGGTATCGATTAATACCGATTGCCTTTATTACATATAGTCTGGCGTATCTCGACCGTGCCAATTTCGGATTCGCTGCAGCAGGCGGAATGGCAAAAGACCTGAATATTACTGCAGCCATGTCGTCCCTGCTGGGATCGCTTTTCTTTCTGGGCTACTTCTTCTTTCAGGTTCCCGGGGCACTATATGCTTCTAAAAAAAGTGCGAAGAAATTAATATTCTGGTCGCTGATTCTCTGGGGAGCTCTGGCCATGGCCACCGGTATGGTAAGCAATGTTAAAGGATTGATTGCGATCAGGTTTTTCCTTGGTGTAGTTGAAAGTGCAGTGATGCCTTCGATGCTTGTATTCTTGAGTATGTGGTTCACAAAATCAGAACGTTCGAGGGCTAATACATTTCTCATTCTTGGCAATCCTGTCACAATTCTCTGGATGTCAGTATTATCCGGCTACCTGATTGATTCTGTCGGCTGGCGGTGGATGTTTATATGGGAGGGACTCCCGGCAATTTTATGGGCATTTTTGTGGTGGTGGCTGGTTGTAGACAGACCCGGTGATGCCAAATGGTTAACTAACGATGAAAAGAGCGACCTGCAGGCAAAACTGGACCTGGAACAACAGGAGATTAAACCTGTTAAAAACTATGCAATAGCTTTCAGATCGAGAGTTGTTATTCTGTTGTGCCTGCAGTATGCGCTATGGTGCATAGGGGTATATGGATTTGTAATGTGGCTTCCGTCTATTATAAATGCTGCGCCTGACTCGGATATTATAAAAACAGGATGGCTGGCAGCAGTGCCATATCTCCTGGCAATTATTGGTATGCTGACTGCCTCCTATTTCTCAGATAAAACATTAATGAGAAAAACTTTTATCTGGCCATTTCTGTTAATAGGTTCTCTCGCTTTCTATGGATCTTACCTCATAGGAACCAGTAACTTCTGGCTCTCATATACATTGCTTGTTATTGCAGGGGGAGCAATGTATGCACCATACGGACCATTCTTCGCAGTCATTACCGAAGTTTTGCCAAGAAACGTATCAGCAGGCGCAATTGCACTGATAAACAGTCTGGGGGCATTAGGTTCATTTGTAGGGGCCTATATTGTTGGTTATCTGAATGGTACTACAGGCGGATTTGGAGCTTCCTATATTTTCATGGCAGGATCTCTTCTAATTTCCGGGATACTTACCATGATAGCAATAAAACCAAAAGAAGTAAAGCCGGCATAG